The genomic segment CCCGGATCAGCACCTCGTCCCTGTGAGCCGGGCTTCTGACCCGCGGCGCTGCTCGGATCCCCCCGAGCCGGATGGACCACGTGGGGGCTGCGCACGTCATCCGGCTGGCTTCCACTGCCGCCGCCTTCTTCCACGGGCTGATCAAATACCAGCCTTCGTTTGTTGCCCGCTGAGGCCTTCCCCTTCTCGTGCCCCGAGCCATCAGCCTGGGGCACAGCAGCAGGCAGACTTCTGTTCAGCGATTCCTTAGCCAAAGCAGCGTGGCCCGATGGGGTCTTCTTCTTGGCACTCGCCGGCTGGCAAGCGACACCCTCTGGGCTCTGCCGGAGAGGGAACTCCTCGGCAGGAGAGCTTGTGATAGTTCCTTTAGATGCTGCCTTTGTGCTCTGGCGGTCCATCTCGATTTGCTTCCACTTCTGGAGGATGGTGGGGCTGGCCTCGTAGCTGGTGTGCTTCTGCAGGCTGCGACTTATGTTTCGTGGGGTGGACTTGACAATCGCGGCCTCCACCACTCGCCCGTCCGGCAGCCTCTTGGGGGGGGTGCAGGGCGAGCAGACGATGGGTTTGAAGTGGTTCAGCTCCTCAGAGATGCTGTCGTTGCTCTCGGGGCTGATGGACCTCTCCGGTTTGGATGGGGGGCCTGCAAGTGGGGCGGGGGGCCCCGCTCCCGAGCGCCCACTCTGCCTCTTGTCGGGAGTCAAGATCGGCGCCGAGAAAGAGCAGCTGTTTTCGGAGGACAGCAGGATTCCTGCATTGGTACTGTACGTTACATTCGTCTGCAAAATAAAAGACAAGAGAAGGACCTCTGAAGAATAATTTGGAAGAGCAGACTACACCTGttgcaaaatatatatatactttaaaaTGCATGAACAAAGAGTATGAAAGTCTGAAACATTTGCAAAGTAAAACGGAGCTCTGGTGAGAAATGAAGCCTCAGCGAGGCCCTTCTCGataaaaacagctctgttgATGAAACTGACACTCTTATGTACCTTACAGCTAAGCTTTTTGTTGACTGTAGAGAATAACTGCTCAAGCAGTAGCAGCAGTACCTTGACCATAGCAGCAACGTGCGACAGGCAACTGCTCTTCAGCTGGCCTTCTTCAGGATCTGTGCAGCTCCTGCTCCTCTGCCTCACAAGCGTCTGCACCCTGCCGGGAGGGGGTGGCATTTGTTCAGAAGTTAATTGACAACCATTGCAGTTTTTTCCAGATTTACACTGCGCCAACTGCAGGACAGAAGACTAGTATTTAACAAAGAatacaaacattatcaacaacACAAACACTGCAGAATATTTCATTTGGTTCAAGACTCAAAAGATCCACTTGAAGAGGCTCTGGGGGGGCAGTGTTTGTAAAAGTGTTTAAATCCTTCATCCCCTCGCATTAACAAGGTATGAGAACACCAGGCTGCGAAGCATACAAGTTACGGCACAATAAATACCCTGAGAGTTacagtgtctacagtatctactCAGCAAAGGACAGTCTCAGGGACAGCCAGGGATTGTCATCTGAGAAAGAGCTGAAGGGCTTTTCTCCTGTGAGCATGCAGCTTTCGAAAGAGACGCGTTTTAAGTTTTAAAGCATGTTGCTGGTAAAGAAACTGTGGACATGTACCTCCACTGAACAGTCCATTTTCCACTGTGGGGTTCCAGCTATGAAAATCTGAAACAAGGACCCAGCTGTGTAACAGACGCACTGTTTCCATCAAGGATCTACTTAAACGTTACGTCTTTTATTCAGCTCTGTACAGGTGGGATGCACATGAAGAATATTCAAAATAACTTGACTTCTTTGACAACGACAGCTATTATATTTACACATTTGCAGCCAGCGATGAACTGGCACATGTGCTGTGAAGCTCAATGGACTTCTGTGCTTTACACATGAATGTGAAGCCCACAGGGGAACAATGCATCTTTGGGTGTGCCATCAGAGGGGTGGCACTTTCACATGTGCTTGTTGAAAACTATGATTCTGCTAACCAATGCACACCTCTCAAACACTGCAGAATGCTCTTTAAAAAAGGGAAAGATACCTTTTGCTACACGCTGGCGAGTTCCTGGTTTTCTTAAATGCAGACATGTGCTTGGTCCTGCCCCCCATCGGTTCTTCATTCTCAGAGTCGGATAACACCACAGCCCGCTAGGACAAAAAATAAGGTCAAGGGGGAAACGGAAGGCAGAGTGAAGAAGTACTATCGCATGAAGCTTCAGATACATCCCTGGATgccaggaaaacaaaatgcGAGCAAGTGGCCTGCTGGAATCACTCCATGACACACCGGGAGGACTTTTGCAAGCAGAACGGAAGCAGACTGAAAACATCTGCCACGGGCACTACTGCCGCGACCAGCAGGCTGAAGTCACAGAACCGCATCCTGAGCACAGCAAAGCCCCTGGAATCAGCCAGAAgaggaaatgcatcaggaagcTCTAAGGCCAAGTGGGCATCGAACCTGTTGGATGCCTCCCTGCCAGCAGAGATAATGACGGGATTATCTGGGACTTGTTTCAACCATTTAGCCACATCAGCTGGCAGGTTGGAGGCACATCCAGTGAAGCAGGACCATTCAGTGACCTGAATTGAACACGTGACTGCAGTCAAGCAGGACACTGTCGTACTTGCTGGTATTATCCGCGTCTGAAGGAGGAGGGGATCTGTTCAGGCAGCAGCGCTGCATGAGAAACTGACCATACAAGGTGGCCACTGGCACCCATCCTCTGATCAGATCCACCAAATCTGATGGGTGGATACGGTACAAAgataagcaaaaataaataatgataaaataaccaaaatacaaaatatgttttacgAACCCTAAAATAAACTCATTCAAGTAAATAAGTGAGATCTCATATAGGAGCATATTTCCATTTCAGGTCTTCACAGGTGAAACTAAACTGACAACCAAGCGGATTTGTACCGTCTGATACTAAATCAGCCTGTTAGCAATCCAAGAAAGAGGTCTGTCTCTCTCGGTCACTCTGGGGCTTACTTACAGGCTCCTCGGAGAGCTGCAGGGACCCCAgaccctctctcctcctctgcaGTCGCAGCTTCTTCTTTTCTTCATCCTCCGAGTCTGACACGGTCACAGCGAACTGCAGAGCGGACACGTCATACATGAGAACATGTAACACCTGCAGACCGCAGCTTAGCAAATCTCTTTGCAAGTAAGAACAACTACGGGAGCAGCCTAATTTGgagataatatatatatttaatcatGTAGCAGTACAGCATGCAGAAGAAAACTCACAGGTTCCTGAAAGCACTTTAGCGTTCCACATTCATCTTTCTTCCAGTGGgactgtactttctttttcacctcGTGCTCCACACTGCCCGTCACCTCAAAATGATCCAATGAACATCCAGTCAATCAGTAGCAATAAAGGCAATAAAAGAGTAAACCTGCTTCATGCTAGGACCCACCACCAGCAACAATTCCAAAAGACTAtctttttatttgcaatttcTTATTAAGgaaacaggggaaaaaaaactgaggaCACGGGGAAGGCAGTACAAAGTAAGGGGGCAGACTGGGGACTTACTGTGGAGACTGTATCGGGATTGCAGGAGCTCTTTGTCTTCCTCGGGCTTTCCAGCCTCTGCTGGTCCTCCTCCAGGGACTTGTGATTCATCTCCACTGAGGCACCTTCCTCGTCCTCCAGCTAAGCCAGCACACAATCCCAGGAACAATGGTGAAATGATCCTAAAGCCCATGTGACTGAACTCCCCAAATCCCTCCCTCCACACACACGATCGCAGGATACCTCTTGTGCACGTTAGGAAAGACGACAAGTGTGAGGTCAGTAAGCACAGGTACCTCGATGTGCCCTCACCTTgttcttcatttgttttttgtactcCTGTTGTATCTTGCGAGGTTTACAGAATATTATTCCTAGGATAAATAgaaaaaaggctgttaaaaaccACACCGAGCCTTGTCTTTCGTCTTAAATagcgatttaaaaaaatggcttgTGTTGAATTATGCAGCCTCCAAATTCCAAAATGGtttcacaaacatttctttttcaaatctaTTAAAACCCACTGCAATCAAATTCAGTGTTCACTTAATTTGATTCCCTGCAATCAAATAAAGACAAAACTGGTGCTTACACTCTTCACCACAGACCAAGCAAACTGTGAAAAAACGCTCGATCTTCATTTACTAACATGTGGAAATATAGgtacattttttccccaaattaaGATGGGAAGAAAGACTTATTTTATCAGATTGACACAATGCACTGCTTTTTTCCATGCTTCAAATAtagataaaaaaatacagaggTACTCGGTGACTGACTTTGGTAACTGCAACCAAATTTGAAGGTTTATGCATCAAGCACCCTGTCTGAAGATTCAAAAGGGCGACTTGAGCTCCCTGTGTCCCTGCCTGGAACCCGGAATCCAAGCTCCTCCCTCTTCAAACTCTAACATGTTGGGACAAGTCACCTACCGAGGCCAGCACTGCCTCCACAAACACTCCACGAACTGCACAGCTGCTCATCTGCTTCGCTGCTTGCAAGCTACTATCTCTGCATGCAATGTCGCGTTAAATCCTACCTGGTTTTAACACACAGAGCAGGCACAAGTGGTCTGTTAACATTCATGACTGCCAAATACGAGATTTTTCTGGGTCTACAGCAAAACTACAGGCTCGACAGCTAATGCATTCAGTagcacctaaaaaaaaaaagaatcttgtTTACAGTCTGGACAGCTCTCCGAAGTCATTACACACGGCTCACGCCGACGATTAGTCGTCTTTTAGGAGAGCCGGAAATGAGCTTTTTCTTTAATCCACAATTATTGTTCGTGAAATTCGATCCCAGCATTTCCATCTCAGGAGCAGAGATTAAAACGATCCTGTCCTACTTCGCACGTCCGACTGAACACAGAAACATCTACAGCTGGAAAATAAGCTCCCAAGCGGCTGGGCAGGACAGCTGCAGTGAAACGGTCTTGGCTCTGCAGACCAAGGAGTCTGCTCCAGGTGTACTTCCCCGCACCAGCCAACGGCAGGACTGTTaaaagaagaaactgaagcCCTTCAATGCAATTATTAGAGTACAATTATTATACTACGATAATCAAAATGGGAAGAAATATGCACAAACACCAAGCAgtatttattaatatacttaCCACCACAAACTTCCATTAAAGCACTTCGTATAGATTATCAATTCGTTAAGTAGTCCCATAGGGGAACAAGATTGGGACTCTCTGGGACCTGGGTAGGAGACCCTTATTCTAGTTAGAGATTAGGGAGGAAATGCACCAGGTACAACGGTAAATATCCATTGCATTGAGAAACCGAATGGCCCTCTGTGGTTTGTTATCTTGTTAATGTTATAAAACCGATGCACTTCAGTCTTGATTTGCCCTGATGTCACAAACTCTGTAGATCCAATAATGAAAGTCATAGAGGGGTTTCATAGAGCGTGCTTGCATATTCAAGTCCGGAAAGTCAAATGTTATCGATTAAGGGGCAAAAACAGCATTGCAACTATTCATCTGAACAGAGCTGTGGGCAACAGCTCTCCATCAAACATCCTGACCACTATACAAGTTGCATCTTAACTATCTAGTACCTGTACCTTAAGGTAACCCTGACCTCGCCCACCCCTTGAGAACTTCAGCATTGCAATTTCTAAAGCCCCACAATATCAGTTAAAACATAATTATATTGCGGCTTCTACTGATTTAAACTACTCGCCggaggtggatgctgcacactggtggtggtggaggggatccccattacctgtaaagcactttgagtggagtgtccagaaaagcgctatataagtgtaagcaattattagtagtaaatgtaacaCTAAAGCTAACAAGACAAATCTCCAGCGAAGTTAAGCTGGGTGTTAATGTCCGATGATAAATCACAAGCAAAAAAGGCTTAATGCGCACACTAAAAAGTTTGATTTGCTATGCATACAGCACAACGACACTGAAAACATCAGTTACAGTGCGAGTTGCTGAACAGAATCGACCCCCCCATCAATACAAATCTGCGAGAGGGGGGAGGGTGCAGGTTTTCCGCCAGTCTTCAAAAACTTATTTCAACGCgaccaataattaaaaaaaaaaagcccggGTCATTTACCGTCTGCAACGCAGGCCTCCGCCTCCCCACTGCTCTCCATCCTCCGCCGACATCTCTCGGGGTAGCTCTGCCGGACCCTCTCCCACAGCTCGGCGTCGACCAGGCGCTTCTCCCGGGCCTGCCTGCGGGCCCAGCTGGACACCCGCAGCCGGCACAGCGGGCAGCACAGGCTGGAGAGCTCCACGGTCCGCCTGAAGCAGGGGAGACACACCGAGTGCCCGCACGGCATGGTGACGGGCTGCAGCAGGATCTCCAGGCAGACCGGGCACCGCGCTTCCTCCAGCGTCAGCTGTCGCGGAGGCGCCCCGGCTCCCGCCTCGGCCCCGGCCGGCCGGACCCTGCCTCTCCGGTCCCTCTTCCCCGGCCTCGGCCGCGGCCCCGGTCCGGTGCTAGCGTACTCGGCGGACCTCAGCGCCGccatcttccttttttttttaagcgtttttttttccttgcttgTAATTTTTGAAAGCAGTCCCCGCCCTTTTTGGCGAAGACGTAGGGtgataaaatatgaataacGTACGGAAGGGAAAAATAACCACAAGCAGCAAAAAACGGCGAATATAAgactcagattttttttctctccctccACTGCGAAGTTGCGGAAACAGAAACgaagttatatttttttttgctttgtttcggtTGTTGTCGTTTTTCGTTCTTAGCGAATTGCATTTAGGGAAGCTTATGTGATAGCGATTTTGTATGAAGTGTGAGCCTTATACTTATTATGTAGTGAAATACAGGGACATTGCTGAATAGGAAAGTTTGTTTCCGAAAACATTTGCTAGTCCAGAGACCCTTCCCCCCCTCACTTCACGTGTGTTGATTTATTGTTTACAAGCTTGGCTGCTTAATTTCGTTATTATCCCCAATCCTCTGCCCTGTTTCAGTGATTCAAAACAAAACCGACAAGAGGAGAGAGTCGGGGCGTGATCTAAGGGGGACCCGACCTTCTTCAACTTTCTGACACTTCAGTTAAAGTCCCAGTGAACAGAAACACAGTGACCTGCCTGCAGCACTTTCATTTCCATCCTTGAGCTCCTTCtggttttacttttatttatcgCAACCCCGATAGGTTTCAACTACCGCTtgtctgtaagtttttttttttatcagaaaatgtgttttaaaaataggcAATGTGCAGGAgcctttattttcctttgggTAGCAATTAACACCAGTTGTTGGAGCTACAGAGCTTCAGCCTTAGCCCTTGTCACTGATTTAATCACCGATTCTGCAGTTTCGGCGCTCTTTTATTGATTTCAGTCGGTCATTTTGTCCTTAAAGCCCGAGGTTAAGACAAGATTGAATCCTTCATCTTGACAACGTTTGGATTGATCGGGTCAGTCTCGCCGGCAGCAGGCGCACACACGGCCACCAGGCGGcgcaagagagagagggatccAGCGCAATGGAGAAATTAATCCCGCTGAGACTGGGAAATTACAGGCAGGGGATACTTTTATTGACCGGGAAAagtgataaaaacagaaatcagGGGGTGGATACTGGGTTCACAGAAACATGCACGGAGTCTGGGGCAGTATCCCAGGGTTTTCAAAAATGCAACACCCACATACACATACAACATAGCCATATAAACTGGTCATTTCTGTAGCATAGTTGAATTCAGGCatataaatacacacacacacaaaaaccaaCAACCACAACTTTTGTACAGCGGGTAACGAATTTCGCCGGCTGCCCGTGGGGCAAATTTGCACCCACCCTGCTCGTTCACAGCTCACGGTCCACAGGGCTGTATGTCAGGTTAAATACGACTTCTGTATCCTGTGCCATTAATGTGTTCACACACCCGATTCAACAATGATGATGTTTGGATAGTTATTACAGTGGAGTAATTTCACCACTTATAGGTCCCTGACACTCAGATcgtgcacagaaaaaaaaataagaggcGTGAAAAACGGAAAAAACTGTGAAACAAGAACAAGAATCAGACAAGCAGTGATGCTGAACTTCCTGTTGAGGCTTCGAAAGCaccatttattattttacatgtttttacaaaatatatagtttaaaaaaagaaccgTTATTTTCCATTTATACAAGGAAAGGTTTAAGTAGTCGCTGGTAATTATTTCTGTCACTTCGTGTTCACTTGCCTTTCTTTCATGCGATCTATGGGTCTGTATTGCGGGTGAGAGGAAACATGGTAATATATCGTTAACACTGTGCAAAACAGCAATTTCAAACATATAAAATAACTCATCGTTTTGTCAAATTTCGGGAATCCACGCAACATTCGTCCACCCAGACCCGGGGGATagttatttttcagaaaatgttcagGG from the Lepisosteus oculatus isolate fLepOcu1 chromosome 5, fLepOcu1.hap2, whole genome shotgun sequence genome contains:
- the rnf169 gene encoding E3 ubiquitin-protein ligase RNF169 produces the protein MAALRSAEYASTGPGPRPRPGKRDRRGRVRPAGAEAGAGAPPRQLTLEEARCPVCLEILLQPVTMPCGHSVCLPCFRRTVELSSLCCPLCRLRVSSWARRQAREKRLVDAELWERVRQSYPERCRRRMESSGEAEACVADGIIFCKPRKIQQEYKKQMKNKLEDEEGASVEMNHKSLEEDQQRLESPRKTKSSCNPDTVSTVTGSVEHEVKKKVQSHWKKDECGTLKCFQEPFAVTVSDSEDEEKKKLRLQRRREGLGSLQLSEEPRAVVLSDSENEEPMGGRTKHMSAFKKTRNSPACSKRVQTLVRQRSRSCTDPEEGQLKSSCLSHVAAMVKTNVTYSTNAGILLSSENSCSFSAPILTPDKRQSGRSGAGPPAPLAGPPSKPERSISPESNDSISEELNHFKPIVCSPCTPPKRLPDGRVVEAAIVKSTPRNISRSLQKHTSYEASPTILQKWKQIEMDRQSTKAASKGTITSSPAEEFPLRQSPEGVACQPASAKKKTPSGHAALAKESLNRSLPAAVPQADGSGHEKGKASAGNKRRLVFDQPVEEGGGSGSQPDDVRSPHVVHPARGDPSSAAGQKPGSQGRGADPGELQRCAASGAPAPAQGEREKTAAAGSAASTPCGQERAAAQAARGRLSAGSRPASRRGRKRSRKTKHLEEAGRAKRPRPRSREESAAGREVDRSSSERRRQEEEDHRLAVKLQRRLDMERRTVDRGKGTPDKYLLRSWSAAAGAPDGLRRTARIGKRT